A single window of Fervidicoccus fontis Kam940 DNA harbors:
- a CDS encoding ABC transporter substrate-binding protein, producing the protein MEKLKIFSLLLIITLAFGIAAPGILSSAQTANSITLIEFSSSGGLFMSPWNPVLGFTDIYSYQLWIHVREWGLYPSPSTGMPVQTTATYQYIGNYTVNQTTGVITPYLTIPSNALVFDPIALQWVPINQAAQNSTYASFVNSQLQSSGGTPPGFYQSLASYIQNDGKAPVEIIFNFEQVPWHDGINFSVADVLAWLAFMWRWSTDTSYITNQTDQYYDETFSSQYGPTIGMFEGVQIINDTSLAIYTTYVDVDPSLIAYTVDPYPGVPYDLLAAMELAVMNSTNLWWESTTTSKGTVSGIDMLINAQQIKAAALALTPSNVYYFNGLSKFGYNYGSDLSQRVNALVNWINTHGVAVVSNGPFYVDSYNAQSNTMVLKSRTFLGLPKIHYIWNNLTVPSLDEIFVESVTTEDAGIQAVKSGTADIFFYSEPINKIGTVPSTVTLIPTTTNYNDLGVNPVNNVYDPSQPGTIPLKDRTLNGTIVPGLVLYNPSSTLGIDLSKYGHPDWVPINLINSTVMESNYFQFNPMALQGVRFALNVLINRNSLVQNVYQGSAVPCFSAIIPGSPAYKALNISTYEQQLGLYGSGDPTTAVAIYNQSIQQANQSLNSYGMSLKYITDSSGTWLYLILPDGTQKKVTIYFEVRGDDPFRKAIGDQITQWIEQYFHIYVQEDYITRQVANKAIYGTDMASFSMGNHPWTMYTEGWVANYDEPIYFARYDVAQMYAPFTYGFQPTPSNSQQWYPWNQTIYQLGQNLAFGIYTPQQANQLLNDIVKLDVMGMQQSWRIFLTQGLQYYMVNGARVVIPYYGVQTGLGSIWALNTAYVVSGTTTSPSTTTTTTPTTTTTPTTTTALSGTSSALLWGIVIVIIIIIVILAYYLTRRKK; encoded by the coding sequence ATGGAAAAATTAAAGATTTTTTCACTCCTTTTAATAATAACATTAGCTTTTGGTATAGCAGCGCCAGGAATCTTGTCTAGCGCACAGACAGCAAACTCGATAACGTTGATTGAATTTAGCTCTTCCGGAGGACTTTTCATGAGTCCATGGAATCCAGTGCTAGGATTTACAGACATATACAGCTACCAGCTTTGGATACACGTTAGAGAGTGGGGACTGTATCCAAGTCCATCCACAGGAATGCCAGTTCAAACAACAGCAACTTATCAATACATAGGAAATTATACGGTTAATCAAACCACAGGAGTAATAACTCCTTATCTTACCATACCGAGCAATGCTCTAGTATTTGATCCAATTGCTCTTCAATGGGTTCCAATAAATCAAGCTGCTCAAAATTCGACATACGCTTCATTCGTAAATTCTCAGCTTCAAAGCTCAGGAGGAACCCCACCTGGGTTTTATCAGTCGCTAGCATCTTATATTCAGAACGATGGAAAAGCACCTGTTGAAATAATATTCAACTTCGAGCAAGTTCCATGGCATGATGGCATAAACTTTAGTGTTGCAGATGTGCTTGCGTGGCTAGCCTTCATGTGGAGATGGAGTACTGATACAAGCTATATAACAAATCAAACAGATCAGTATTACGACGAGACATTCTCTTCGCAGTATGGACCTACAATAGGAATGTTTGAAGGTGTCCAAATAATTAATGATACGTCCTTAGCGATTTACACAACCTATGTTGATGTTGATCCTTCATTAATTGCTTATACTGTAGATCCATATCCAGGAGTTCCTTATGATTTACTTGCGGCAATGGAGCTTGCAGTAATGAATAGTACTAACTTATGGTGGGAAAGTACAACAACTTCAAAGGGAACAGTCAGCGGAATTGATATGCTCATAAATGCGCAACAAATCAAAGCTGCTGCCTTAGCCCTAACTCCATCTAACGTTTATTACTTTAATGGGTTGTCAAAATTTGGATATAATTATGGAAGCGATCTCTCTCAGAGAGTAAATGCTTTGGTGAACTGGATTAACACTCATGGAGTCGCAGTAGTCAGCAACGGACCATTCTATGTAGACTCTTACAATGCTCAATCAAACACTATGGTTCTGAAGAGCAGAACATTCTTAGGACTACCAAAGATTCACTATATATGGAACAATTTAACGGTTCCAAGCCTTGATGAAATATTTGTAGAGTCAGTTACAACGGAAGATGCGGGCATACAAGCTGTAAAGAGCGGTACAGCTGACATATTCTTCTATAGTGAGCCAATAAACAAGATAGGTACAGTTCCCTCAACTGTAACATTAATCCCAACAACAACGAACTATAATGACCTTGGAGTTAACCCAGTTAACAATGTTTACGATCCTTCACAGCCAGGAACTATTCCACTAAAGGATAGAACTCTCAATGGCACAATTGTTCCAGGATTAGTACTCTACAACCCAAGCTCGACATTAGGAATAGACCTGTCTAAATACGGACATCCTGACTGGGTACCAATCAATTTGATAAACTCTACCGTAATGGAAAGCAATTACTTCCAGTTCAACCCAATGGCTCTTCAGGGAGTGAGATTTGCATTAAACGTTTTGATCAATAGAAACTCTTTGGTACAAAACGTTTACCAGGGTAGCGCGGTGCCATGCTTCAGTGCGATAATTCCAGGATCCCCAGCATATAAAGCATTGAATATCAGTACATATGAGCAGCAACTTGGTCTTTATGGGAGTGGAGATCCTACAACTGCGGTAGCAATTTATAACCAGTCAATACAGCAGGCCAACCAGAGCTTGAATAGCTATGGAATGTCGCTTAAGTATATCACAGATTCAAGCGGAACATGGCTATATCTGATATTACCCGATGGAACACAGAAGAAAGTTACAATATACTTTGAGGTCAGAGGTGACGATCCGTTTAGAAAAGCTATAGGAGATCAGATAACTCAATGGATTGAACAGTATTTCCACATATATGTACAGGAAGATTACATAACTAGACAAGTAGCAAATAAAGCTATTTATGGAACTGATATGGCGTCATTCTCTATGGGGAACCATCCATGGACGATGTATACTGAAGGTTGGGTAGCCAACTACGATGAGCCTATATACTTCGCGAGATATGATGTAGCTCAGATGTATGCTCCGTTTACATACGGATTCCAGCCTACCCCATCGAATAGCCAGCAGTGGTATCCATGGAACCAGACAATCTATCAGCTAGGTCAGAATTTGGCATTTGGTATATACACTCCACAACAGGCAAATCAATTACTTAATGACATAGTAAAGCTTGATGTAATGGGAATGCAACAGTCCTGGAGAATATTCTTAACGCAGGGATTGCAGTACTATATGGTTAATGGAGCCAGAGTAGTTATTCCATACTATGGCGTTCAGACAGGATTAGGGAGCATCTGGGCTCTTAATACTGCATATGTGGTCAGCGGAACTACAACATCTCCGTCTACAACTACTACAACAACTCCAACTACTACCACTACTCCAACTACTACAACAGCACTTTCAGGTACGTCATCTGCATTGCTCTGGGGAATAGTGATTGTAATTATCATAATAATCGTTATATTGGCATACTACCTCACAAGAAGGAAGAAATAA
- a CDS encoding ABC transporter permease: protein MASLSRTITLQIISNIAALIIIVAVISALLVFYSQTTLQGIVVEMVQDFARQLAKNPTIPPDQRQQLVNMYQQSLMVRFGLVGNPLTKVYHMMINIFMLNLGNSRQSYMAGTTSISGQVIFALKNTVILFLTATLISTLLGLGLGMYAARRPHGIIDSLVSFFAILSSSLPMWWVGMLMLLAFAFNLHWFPTQSLPVYFAIQQLHAQYASGAIGFFTYVFDYIQTWLYYMTLPLITVVLVSIGGWAYIVRNVVIGKMAEDFVMTARAKGVPERRVLFGHVLRAASPPIVTTAVLNIIVSLGGAIITETVFGWPGMGLLFWIAIENSEPMLIAGNVYITVLLFIIAVIILNILYVFLDPRVKTSGGQQIF, encoded by the coding sequence ATGGCGAGCCTGAGCAGAACTATAACTTTACAAATAATTAGCAATATAGCCGCATTAATCATAATAGTCGCAGTCATATCTGCGTTATTGGTTTTTTATAGTCAGACAACTTTACAGGGTATAGTTGTTGAAATGGTGCAGGATTTTGCAAGGCAACTTGCAAAGAATCCAACTATTCCTCCAGATCAAAGACAACAACTTGTTAATATGTATCAGCAATCATTAATGGTACGTTTTGGACTTGTCGGAAATCCGTTAACGAAAGTTTATCATATGATGATAAATATTTTTATGTTGAATTTGGGCAATTCAAGGCAATCATATATGGCAGGCACTACATCAATTTCGGGTCAAGTTATTTTTGCTTTGAAGAATACAGTAATTCTGTTTCTCACAGCAACGTTAATTTCAACCTTATTAGGTTTGGGTCTTGGTATGTACGCTGCTAGAAGACCGCACGGAATAATAGACAGCTTAGTTTCGTTTTTCGCAATACTATCATCGAGTTTGCCGATGTGGTGGGTAGGAATGCTTATGTTGCTGGCTTTCGCTTTTAACTTGCATTGGTTCCCTACACAGAGCCTTCCAGTATATTTTGCTATTCAACAATTGCATGCTCAATATGCTTCTGGAGCAATAGGATTTTTTACTTATGTATTTGACTACATACAAACGTGGCTTTATTATATGACATTGCCGCTTATTACCGTAGTTTTAGTAAGCATCGGAGGATGGGCATATATAGTTAGAAATGTTGTTATAGGAAAAATGGCTGAAGACTTTGTTATGACTGCTAGAGCAAAAGGAGTGCCAGAAAGAAGAGTTTTATTCGGGCACGTCCTCAGAGCAGCAAGTCCTCCAATTGTTACTACAGCTGTTCTGAATATCATAGTAAGCCTAGGAGGAGCTATAATTACTGAAACAGTATTCGGATGGCCTGGAATGGGTCTTTTGTTCTGGATAGCTATAGAAAACAGTGAGCCAATGTTGATTGCAGGGAACGTGTATATTACAGTGTTATTGTTTATAATTGCAGTAATTATCCTCAACATACTTTACGTGTTCCTTGATCCGAGAGTGAAGACATCTGGTGGACAACAAATTTTCTAA